A stretch of Acidobacteriota bacterium DNA encodes these proteins:
- a CDS encoding LemA family protein, with protein MRTITEFKRLVMTMLVVGAIGASASGCSYNRFTTQEEAIKGQWAQVENQLQRRSDLIPNLVETTKGYAQQEKDIFIAVADARAKMAGATTPAQKIEAANQESSALARLLVVVENYPQLKSDAIFARLMDDLAGTENRLATERGRYNDRVREYNTDRRKFPGNITAKMFSFVEYPYFEVAADAKAVPKVNFGK; from the coding sequence ATGCGGACAATTACTGAGTTCAAGCGGCTGGTCATGACGATGTTGGTTGTTGGCGCCATTGGCGCCTCGGCCTCGGGCTGTTCATACAACCGCTTCACCACGCAGGAAGAAGCGATCAAGGGCCAGTGGGCGCAGGTGGAGAATCAGCTGCAGCGCCGCAGTGACTTGATTCCCAACCTGGTCGAAACCACCAAAGGTTACGCGCAGCAGGAAAAGGACATCTTCATCGCGGTGGCCGACGCACGCGCGAAAATGGCCGGCGCGACTACGCCGGCACAGAAGATTGAAGCAGCCAACCAGGAAAGCAGCGCGCTCGCACGCCTGTTGGTGGTGGTGGAGAACTACCCGCAGTTGAAGTCGGATGCGATCTTTGCGCGGCTGATGGATGATTTGGCCGGCACCGAAAATCGGCTGGCTACCGAGCGTGGGCGCTACAACGATCGCGTGCGCGAGTACAACACGGACCGGCGGAAGTTCCCCGGCAACATCACGGCCAAAATGTTCAGCTTCGTGGAATACCCGTACTTTGAGGTGGCCGCCGACGCGAAGGCGGTGCCGAAGGTCAACTTCGGGAAATGA
- a CDS encoding MFS transporter, translated as MASTDTSFFGHPRGLSTLFFSEMWERFSYYGMRGFLLLYMVATVEDGGLGLSVPVATAIYGTYTSAVYLLSLPGGWLADRLIGPRRAVLYGGILIASGHFSLAFPSTATFYLGLLLVVLGTGLLKPNISVIVGHLYEQKDLRRDAGFSIFYMGINLGAFIGPLITGYLVQNAGFRGWLTGMGMDPNSAWHWGFGAAGIGMTLGLIQYIASGRLLGQAGMDPSPAKSPEAFAQLKRTATIWFAVFVVALVGLGLAMSGGSLTITPEQVTNGYLYLLIAVVVGFFSWLFMGNTWTTEERGRLWVITVMFVAAALFWSVFEQAGSTLNLFAVDKTDNTLFGLAFPSVWFQSLNALFIVAFAPVFAWLWVKMGDKQPASPVKFSFGLIGVGLGFLVLVPAANLAAGGLVSPLWLSATYLVHTWAELCLSPIGLSSMTKLAPTRIVSLMMGVWFLGASVGNYMGGEMAGLYASMPLQNLFGVVGLFGIVAGVIMLVFSGKLTKMMHGVK; from the coding sequence GTGGCAAGCACCGACACCTCATTCTTCGGCCACCCGCGTGGCCTCTCCACCCTCTTCTTCTCCGAGATGTGGGAACGCTTCAGTTATTACGGGATGCGGGGATTCCTGCTCCTGTACATGGTGGCGACCGTTGAAGACGGCGGGTTGGGCCTCTCTGTCCCCGTGGCCACGGCCATCTACGGCACCTACACCTCAGCCGTCTACCTGCTGAGCCTGCCCGGCGGGTGGCTCGCCGACCGGCTCATTGGGCCGCGGCGCGCGGTGCTCTACGGCGGCATTCTCATCGCATCCGGCCACTTCTCACTCGCGTTCCCGTCCACGGCCACGTTTTATCTCGGCCTGTTGCTCGTGGTGCTGGGCACGGGCCTCCTCAAGCCGAACATCAGCGTGATCGTCGGCCACCTCTACGAGCAGAAGGATCTGCGGCGCGACGCCGGATTCTCGATCTTCTACATGGGCATCAACCTGGGTGCCTTCATTGGTCCGCTCATCACCGGTTACCTCGTGCAGAACGCGGGCTTCCGTGGCTGGCTGACCGGCATGGGCATGGACCCGAATTCTGCCTGGCACTGGGGCTTCGGCGCAGCCGGCATCGGCATGACCCTGGGCCTCATCCAGTACATCGCGTCGGGCCGCCTCCTGGGCCAGGCCGGCATGGACCCGTCACCCGCCAAGTCCCCGGAAGCGTTTGCGCAACTCAAGCGCACGGCCACGATCTGGTTCGCTGTCTTCGTGGTGGCGCTCGTGGGCCTGGGCCTCGCGATGTCGGGCGGGTCGCTCACGATCACTCCGGAGCAGGTCACCAATGGCTACCTGTACCTCCTCATCGCCGTGGTGGTCGGGTTCTTTTCCTGGCTGTTCATGGGCAATACCTGGACGACGGAGGAGCGTGGGCGCCTGTGGGTGATCACCGTCATGTTCGTGGCGGCGGCCCTCTTCTGGTCGGTGTTTGAGCAGGCGGGTTCCACGCTGAATCTGTTTGCCGTGGACAAGACCGACAACACGCTGTTTGGCCTCGCCTTCCCAAGCGTCTGGTTCCAATCCCTCAACGCCCTCTTCATCGTCGCCTTTGCGCCGGTGTTCGCGTGGCTGTGGGTGAAGATGGGCGACAAGCAGCCGGCGAGCCCGGTGAAGTTCTCGTTCGGCCTGATTGGCGTCGGACTTGGGTTCCTGGTCCTGGTGCCTGCGGCGAACCTGGCCGCCGGCGGGCTGGTGAGTCCGCTGTGGCTGTCGGCAACATATCTCGTTCACACCTGGGCGGAATTGTGCCTGAGCCCAATCGGGTTGAGCTCAATGACCAAACTCGCGCCGACGCGAATTGTCAGCCTGATGATGGGCGTCTGGTTCCTTGGCGCATCGGTGGGCAACTACATGGGCGGTGAAATGGCCGGCCTCTACGCGTCGATGCCCCTGCAGAACCTCTTCGGCGTGGTCGGCCTCTTCGGCATTGTGGCCGGCGTCATCATGCTGGTGTTCTCAGGCAAGCTCACGAAGATGATGCACGGCGTGAAATAG
- a CDS encoding zinc-dependent metalloprotease produces MRYRRPLLALITLIAAATPMSAQNPPPAAAPSQEAGAQPPAGAAGRRAPRPYDQVITARARTERGAFAVHKVDDRYFFEVPEAMLGRDWLLVSRISGVPAGSGGFQSAGSSVAERMVRWERLNNNVLLKSISVDAVADESLPIARSVSQNNFAPILASFPIAAFGADNGSFVIDVTDFFSGDTPALSGLSAAQRRTYGVRRFDAARSYLSDIRSFPINVEVRHVQTFDASDPPGDRTGGAVSLEMRQSLVLLPKEPMRPRNFDPRVGYFTVERVNYGLDVQKAETETFLARWRLEPKDPAAYARGELVEPIKPITYYIDPATPTRWKRYVKEGVEQWQSVFEKAGFRNAIIAKEAPTKAEDPDWDPDDARVSMVRWAASLVRNAVGPHTSDPRTGEIINSEITWYHNHMRSYRNRLMLETGAANPAARSLNMPDELMGETMRQVITHEIGHALGLQHNMVASSSFAVESLRDPKFTAKYGVSATIMDYARQNYIAQPGDGLQPKDFIRRLGPFDDFAINWGYRVLPGKTADDEKATLNSWIVNQTGPFPYRFVPGQFGALDPRSQTEDMGDDPIKASTYAIANYKKMIPNLIAWTTKPGDDYSELTELYTEGLGQWGTYMGHVAGLIAGVNVDLKTADQAGAVFKVVPKAKQKQALAFLNEHVFVTPDWLQPPAIAALIGPSALPGRQANVLNSLLSNARLGRLAEIEKFDAINAYPVAEFMADVKGNIWNSPQATAPDANRRSLQRAHVARLGAIVNPPATPAPAAGAAPAAAPAPPAPFMAPVVLAQSDLPALARAQLRAIQAQARSAAATTVNPVIKAHWADIVDRVADILETRR; encoded by the coding sequence ATGCGATACCGACGCCCACTTCTTGCCCTGATCACACTCATCGCCGCGGCCACGCCGATGTCGGCGCAGAACCCGCCGCCGGCCGCCGCCCCATCGCAGGAAGCTGGGGCCCAGCCACCGGCCGGTGCGGCAGGGAGACGGGCCCCACGGCCCTACGACCAGGTCATTACCGCTCGCGCGCGCACCGAACGAGGCGCGTTCGCCGTGCACAAGGTGGACGACCGGTACTTCTTCGAGGTGCCCGAGGCGATGCTCGGTCGCGACTGGCTGCTGGTCAGCCGCATCTCCGGGGTGCCGGCCGGCAGCGGCGGCTTCCAGAGCGCCGGTAGTTCCGTGGCTGAGCGCATGGTCCGCTGGGAACGCCTCAACAACAATGTGCTGCTCAAGAGCATCAGCGTGGATGCCGTGGCCGACGAGTCGCTGCCGATTGCGCGTTCGGTGAGCCAGAACAACTTCGCGCCGATTCTGGCGTCGTTCCCCATCGCCGCTTTTGGTGCCGACAACGGCAGCTTCGTGATCGACGTCACCGACTTCTTCAGCGGAGATACGCCTGCGCTCTCAGGACTGTCAGCGGCGCAGCGGCGCACGTATGGCGTTCGCCGGTTTGATGCGGCGCGCAGCTACCTCAGCGACATCCGCTCGTTCCCGATCAACGTCGAGGTGCGCCATGTGCAGACCTTCGACGCGTCAGACCCGCCAGGCGACCGCACCGGCGGCGCGGTGAGCCTCGAGATGCGCCAGTCGCTGGTGCTGCTGCCGAAGGAACCCATGCGGCCGAGGAACTTCGACCCGCGTGTCGGCTACTTCACGGTGGAACGCGTGAACTACGGCCTTGACGTGCAGAAGGCCGAAACCGAGACGTTCCTCGCCCGCTGGCGCCTGGAGCCCAAGGACCCAGCCGCGTATGCCCGCGGCGAGTTGGTGGAGCCCATCAAGCCGATCACGTACTACATCGATCCCGCCACACCGACGCGGTGGAAGCGTTACGTGAAGGAAGGCGTCGAGCAGTGGCAGTCGGTGTTCGAGAAAGCGGGATTCAGGAACGCCATCATTGCGAAGGAAGCGCCGACCAAGGCTGAGGACCCTGACTGGGATCCGGATGACGCGCGCGTGTCGATGGTGCGATGGGCGGCGAGCCTGGTGCGCAACGCCGTGGGACCGCACACGTCCGATCCGCGGACCGGCGAAATCATCAACAGCGAGATCACGTGGTACCACAACCACATGCGCAGCTATCGCAACCGGCTGATGCTGGAGACCGGCGCGGCCAACCCGGCGGCGCGTTCGCTCAACATGCCAGACGAGCTCATGGGCGAGACGATGCGCCAGGTCATCACGCACGAAATCGGCCACGCGCTTGGCCTGCAGCACAACATGGTGGCCAGCAGTTCGTTTGCGGTGGAATCGTTGCGCGATCCGAAGTTCACGGCCAAGTACGGCGTCAGTGCCACCATCATGGACTACGCGCGCCAGAACTACATCGCGCAGCCGGGTGATGGGCTTCAGCCGAAAGACTTCATCCGCAGGCTTGGCCCCTTCGATGACTTCGCCATCAACTGGGGCTATCGCGTCCTGCCAGGCAAAACGGCAGACGATGAGAAGGCGACGCTGAATTCATGGATTGTGAATCAGACGGGGCCGTTCCCCTATCGCTTTGTGCCCGGGCAGTTCGGCGCGCTCGACCCGCGTTCGCAGACCGAGGACATGGGCGACGACCCGATCAAGGCGTCCACCTACGCCATCGCCAACTACAAGAAGATGATTCCGAATCTCATCGCCTGGACGACAAAGCCGGGCGACGACTACTCGGAGCTGACCGAGCTCTACACCGAAGGGCTTGGCCAGTGGGGTACGTACATGGGCCACGTGGCCGGGCTCATCGCCGGGGTGAACGTCGATCTCAAGACCGCCGATCAAGCCGGGGCGGTGTTCAAGGTGGTACCGAAGGCGAAGCAGAAACAGGCGCTCGCGTTCCTCAACGAACACGTGTTTGTGACGCCCGACTGGTTGCAGCCTCCGGCCATCGCCGCGTTGATTGGTCCAAGTGCGTTACCGGGGCGTCAGGCCAACGTGCTCAACAGCCTGCTCAGCAACGCACGGCTCGGACGCCTGGCGGAGATTGAGAAGTTCGATGCCATAAATGCCTATCCGGTGGCCGAGTTCATGGCCGACGTGAAGGGCAACATCTGGAACAGCCCGCAGGCCACCGCGCCCGACGCCAACCGCCGGTCACTGCAGCGCGCCCACGTGGCTCGCCTCGGCGCCATCGTGAATCCGCCGGCCACACCCGCACCTGCCGCCGGCGCGGCGCCCGCCGCCGCACCTGCGCCGCCTGCGCCGTTCATGGCGCCGGTCGTGCTCGCGCAGAGCGACCTGCCGGCGCTCGCCCGCGCCCAACTGCGAGCCATTCAAGCGCAGGCGCGCAGTGCGGCGGCGACCACCGTGAATCCCGTCATCAAGGCGCACTGGGCGGACATCGTGGACCGCGTGGCGGACATCCTCGAGACGCGCAGATAA
- a CDS encoding alpha/beta fold hydrolase: MFAESSFVPARGLSAGHVITIYAWARGRTYPGLPTPETRLIRVDAESQVRADCYWQHERTTRPTLLCLHGLEGSSEKHYMRGLAHKALRRGWNVVLLNQRNCGGTEHLTPGLYHSGLTADPIAVIRALASAEGLSRFSVAGYSLGGNIAIKLAGELPDHPDLPVVSVAAVCPTIDLALCSEALQWRQNLLYQLNFLKGLKARMRRKAAAFPGRYDLAPLDRIRTIREFDDTYTAPAHGFGTAARYYELASALRVVNRIAIPALIIAAHNDPFVPISQYQVADIRNNPNVLVSLQRHGGHCGFVGRPTADSDGYWAEQTAVDFVSRTASRQNDL, translated from the coding sequence ATGTTCGCTGAGTCGTCGTTTGTCCCCGCGCGCGGGTTGTCGGCGGGCCACGTCATCACGATTTACGCGTGGGCGCGAGGCCGCACCTATCCTGGCCTGCCCACACCCGAGACGCGCCTGATTCGTGTGGATGCCGAGAGCCAGGTGCGCGCGGACTGTTACTGGCAGCACGAACGGACCACGCGGCCGACACTTCTGTGTCTCCATGGCCTGGAGGGGTCCTCCGAGAAGCACTACATGCGCGGGTTGGCCCACAAGGCGCTGCGCCGCGGCTGGAACGTGGTACTCCTCAATCAGCGCAATTGCGGCGGCACCGAACACCTGACGCCCGGGCTGTATCACTCGGGGCTCACGGCGGACCCGATCGCGGTCATCCGGGCGCTTGCCTCGGCCGAAGGGCTCAGTCGGTTTTCGGTGGCGGGATATTCGCTGGGCGGCAACATCGCGATCAAGCTGGCGGGCGAACTGCCGGACCATCCCGATCTGCCCGTCGTGTCGGTGGCTGCGGTCTGCCCCACCATCGACCTCGCGCTCTGTTCCGAGGCGCTGCAGTGGCGACAGAACCTGTTGTATCAGTTGAACTTTCTCAAGGGGCTCAAAGCGCGTATGCGCCGCAAAGCTGCGGCCTTCCCTGGTCGCTATGACCTCGCGCCACTCGACCGCATCCGCACCATCCGCGAGTTTGACGACACCTACACGGCGCCGGCGCATGGCTTCGGCACAGCGGCGCGGTACTACGAACTCGCCAGCGCCCTTCGTGTGGTCAACCGCATCGCGATCCCGGCGCTCATCATCGCGGCACACAACGATCCGTTCGTGCCCATCTCTCAGTACCAGGTGGCCGACATCCGCAACAACCCCAACGTCCTCGTCAGCCTGCAGCGCCACGGCGGCCACTGCGGCTTCGTCGGCCGCCCAACCGCCGACAGCGACGGCTACTGGGCCGAACAGACCGCCGTCGACTTCGTGTCGCGAACGGCGAGTCGCCAAAACGACCTCTGA
- a CDS encoding DinB family protein: MIRDVLLAEFDHEMAVTRRLLDRCPAQFDWTPHPKSFTLGSLATHLTRLPRWGEWILSRDTYDLVLDHAASPPPFATLPEVLDAFDHNVRVVRAALIATSDAELGAPWSLRRNGTTLLTLPRMSAFKTFVVNHTIHHRGQLTVYLRLLDIPLPAIYGPSADEPM, translated from the coding sequence ATGATCCGCGACGTCCTTCTGGCCGAATTTGATCACGAAATGGCGGTGACCCGCCGGCTCCTCGATCGATGCCCGGCACAGTTCGACTGGACGCCCCATCCGAAGTCGTTCACACTCGGCTCGCTGGCCACCCACCTCACGCGCCTGCCGCGGTGGGGCGAGTGGATTCTGTCCCGCGACACCTACGACCTCGTGCTCGACCACGCCGCTTCCCCACCGCCCTTCGCTACGCTGCCTGAGGTGCTCGACGCGTTCGACCACAACGTGCGGGTCGTCCGAGCGGCGCTGATTGCCACAAGCGACGCGGAACTGGGAGCGCCGTGGTCACTGCGCCGGAACGGCACCACACTGCTGACGCTGCCCCGCATGTCGGCATTCAAGACGTTTGTGGTGAATCACACCATTCACCACCGCGGGCAGTTGACCGTGTACCTCCGTCTGCTGGACATCCCACTGCCGGCCATCTACGGCCCGTCGGCCGACGAGCCCATGTGA
- a CDS encoding amidohydrolase family protein produces the protein MPRQAAGRVTALVGGTLIDGFGGVPIHNSVVLMSGERITAVGMVGTLAVPAGAEVISTEGMSVLPGLWDMHVHLMINGHSDYTHWDKTYPARFEKEIMPSSAHQLLLAGVTSARDLGGPLGPSINVRNAINRGEMPGPRLFVSGPFIQHEPYPGTEDFRWGVNGVDDARAKVRQLAKAGVDVIKLIDQDQMAEVEVKAVIDEAHANGLPVIGHSHRPQEIRLGMKLGVDNFEHTGLATAPEYPEDIIAMIRERSAKMSMGPFFWTPTVQGLFNYEYQRDNPEMLDDPSWTLGLGADIVADIRQSLRKPGELSYFQLTPARKPTLKRKVTQLREAGATLLIGTDSGIPMNFHSQSTWNELDVWVREMGIPAMEAIRSATYWPSLMMKKDRDVGTITPGKYADIIAVRGDVLKYINLLQDVDLVIKNGKRVR, from the coding sequence ATGCCGCGCCAGGCAGCCGGGCGGGTGACGGCGCTGGTCGGCGGCACGCTCATCGACGGCTTCGGCGGCGTGCCGATTCACAACAGCGTGGTGCTGATGTCCGGCGAGCGCATCACGGCCGTCGGCATGGTGGGCACGCTCGCGGTTCCGGCGGGCGCCGAAGTGATTTCCACCGAAGGGATGTCTGTGCTGCCCGGCCTGTGGGACATGCACGTGCATCTCATGATCAACGGGCACTCCGACTACACACACTGGGACAAGACCTATCCCGCTCGCTTCGAAAAAGAAATCATGCCGTCGTCTGCCCACCAGCTATTGCTGGCCGGCGTGACGTCAGCGCGTGACCTCGGTGGTCCGCTCGGTCCGAGCATCAATGTGCGCAACGCGATCAACCGGGGCGAAATGCCCGGCCCGCGCCTGTTCGTCTCGGGTCCGTTCATCCAACATGAGCCATACCCGGGCACCGAAGACTTTCGCTGGGGCGTCAACGGGGTAGACGATGCCCGTGCGAAGGTGCGGCAGTTGGCGAAGGCGGGCGTGGATGTGATCAAGCTGATCGACCAGGACCAGATGGCCGAGGTCGAGGTCAAGGCTGTGATCGATGAGGCCCATGCGAATGGCCTGCCTGTCATCGGCCACTCCCACAGGCCGCAGGAGATTCGCCTTGGGATGAAGCTCGGTGTGGACAACTTCGAACACACCGGCCTGGCGACGGCGCCCGAGTATCCTGAGGACATCATCGCGATGATTCGCGAGCGGTCGGCCAAGATGAGCATGGGGCCGTTTTTCTGGACACCCACCGTGCAGGGGTTGTTCAACTATGAATATCAGCGCGACAACCCCGAGATGCTCGACGACCCGTCGTGGACGCTTGGCCTTGGCGCCGACATCGTGGCCGACATCCGCCAGTCACTGCGCAAGCCGGGAGAGCTGAGCTACTTCCAGCTCACGCCGGCGCGCAAGCCGACGCTGAAGCGCAAGGTCACGCAGCTACGCGAAGCCGGCGCCACGCTGCTCATCGGCACCGACAGCGGCATCCCGATGAACTTCCACAGCCAGTCCACCTGGAACGAACTCGATGTGTGGGTGCGCGAAATGGGCATCCCGGCGATGGAAGCCATTCGCAGCGCCACCTACTGGCCGTCGCTGATGATGAAAAAAGACCGCGACGTCGGCACCATCACGCCCGGCAAGTACGCGGACATCATCGCCGTCCGCGGCGACGTGCTCAAGTACATCAACCTGCTGCAGGACGTGGACCTGGTGATCAAGAACGGCAAACGCGTGCGGTAG
- a CDS encoding oxidative damage protection protein has product MTPDEIPPRTVHCVKLLRDLPALPSPPWPGELGRRIYDQVSAEAWAMWEEQMKMILNEYRLLPFQKEAQQLVAKHMEEYFFGTGAAAPPGFVPEPK; this is encoded by the coding sequence ATGACGCCTGACGAAATTCCGCCACGCACGGTACATTGCGTGAAACTCCTTCGTGACCTTCCCGCTCTGCCTTCCCCTCCCTGGCCCGGCGAACTCGGCCGGCGCATCTACGACCAGGTCTCGGCCGAAGCCTGGGCCATGTGGGAAGAGCAGATGAAGATGATCCTCAATGAGTATCGCCTGTTGCCGTTTCAGAAGGAAGCGCAGCAATTGGTGGCGAAACACATGGAGGAGTATTTTTTCGGCACCGGCGCCGCGGCCCCGCCCGGCTTTGTGCCCGAACCGAAGTAA
- a CDS encoding TPM domain-containing protein: protein MTPACAAVRRLALVAACFFFIFSPAAAQAQGPLPTLTAPVNDFANVIDAGSAAELDRIIRVLQTTTGDVVVVATIDTFAPYATIEEYATRLFEKAGIGTRKADSGVLMLVAVQDRRVRIEVGYGIEEFITDGFAGDTIRTQMLPAFREGGYGPGLVAGATRVITRIAQGRGVTLPNVVAAARPRSEPNGGIPIGVVILFLVLFSLMGRFGGFGGLGGIAALLLQNRRGRRSTWSGWHGGSGGFGGGFGGGGGGGFGGFGGGRSGGGGASGGW, encoded by the coding sequence GTGACCCCTGCCTGTGCCGCCGTGCGCCGCCTGGCGCTTGTCGCCGCGTGTTTTTTCTTCATCTTTTCGCCCGCAGCCGCGCAGGCTCAAGGGCCGCTGCCGACGCTGACCGCGCCCGTCAACGATTTTGCCAACGTGATCGACGCTGGGTCCGCCGCCGAACTTGATCGCATCATTCGCGTGTTGCAGACGACGACCGGCGATGTGGTGGTGGTGGCCACGATCGACACCTTTGCGCCGTACGCGACGATTGAAGAGTACGCGACACGCCTCTTCGAGAAGGCCGGCATTGGCACCCGCAAAGCCGACAGCGGCGTGCTGATGCTGGTGGCCGTGCAAGACCGCCGCGTCCGTATCGAAGTGGGCTACGGCATCGAGGAGTTCATCACCGACGGTTTTGCGGGCGACACGATTCGCACCCAGATGCTGCCGGCATTTCGTGAAGGCGGCTACGGGCCTGGGCTCGTCGCCGGTGCCACCCGCGTGATCACGCGAATCGCCCAGGGTCGTGGTGTGACGTTGCCCAATGTCGTGGCGGCAGCCCGCCCGCGGTCGGAGCCAAATGGTGGCATCCCGATTGGCGTGGTGATCCTTTTTCTCGTCCTGTTTTCGCTGATGGGCCGCTTCGGCGGGTTCGGTGGATTGGGTGGCATCGCCGCCCTGCTGCTGCAGAATCGACGGGGCCGGCGCAGCACCTGGAGTGGATGGCACGGCGGGTCCGGCGGATTCGGCGGCGGGTTCGGGGGCGGCGGCGGTGGCGGCTTTGGCGGATTCGGCGGGGGACGATCCGGAGGCGGCGGCGCGTCCGGCGGATGGTAG
- a CDS encoding aminotransferase class V-fold PLP-dependent enzyme, whose protein sequence is MTTTRRRFLGMAAAAAAVPLLGPRTLDAMEGRLEPFVGLSPQGAATEEAFWDQIRRVFPVPTAYVHLENGYSSPQPTPTFEAFTRYTQDINNNLSWFMRRRMLGEVASVKRELADLAGVPEDELVITRNTTESLGTVIHGLTYAPGDEAVMCDQDYGSMLEQFRQERQRHGLKCIEVDVPLHPKSDEELVDVYARAITPRTKVILVSHMINITGHIMPVKKIAAMAHARGVPVIVDAAHSFAQVNYKIPDLDGDFLGVSLHKWLCTPLGAGLLHVRKDKIKDVWPLFGDTSRPADDIRKLERSGTKPIWTVLAISDAIRFHKMVGPARKEARLRYLQQYWTDKVRGMPKVYLNTPTGNRACAIANVGVTGLTPQQLATTLFDNHRIFTVAIDTGPVKGVRVTPQLFTTTADLDALVTALGAIARG, encoded by the coding sequence ATGACCACCACCCGACGCCGGTTCCTGGGAATGGCTGCAGCGGCCGCCGCTGTGCCGCTGCTCGGTCCACGTACGCTCGACGCCATGGAGGGCCGACTCGAGCCGTTTGTCGGGCTGAGTCCGCAGGGTGCGGCCACTGAAGAGGCGTTCTGGGATCAGATTCGTCGTGTCTTTCCTGTGCCCACCGCGTACGTGCATCTGGAAAACGGCTACTCCAGCCCGCAGCCGACCCCGACATTCGAGGCCTTCACGAGGTACACCCAGGACATCAACAACAACCTGTCCTGGTTCATGCGTCGACGTATGTTGGGCGAAGTGGCCAGCGTAAAGAGAGAGCTGGCCGATCTGGCCGGCGTGCCCGAAGACGAGTTGGTCATCACACGCAACACCACCGAGTCGCTCGGCACGGTCATCCACGGCCTCACCTACGCCCCCGGCGATGAGGCCGTGATGTGCGACCAGGACTACGGCTCGATGCTCGAACAGTTCCGGCAGGAAAGGCAGCGACACGGGCTGAAGTGCATCGAGGTGGATGTGCCGCTGCACCCGAAGAGCGACGAGGAGCTTGTCGATGTGTATGCGCGCGCCATCACGCCACGCACCAAGGTCATCCTGGTCTCGCACATGATCAACATCACCGGCCACATCATGCCGGTGAAGAAGATTGCGGCGATGGCCCACGCGCGCGGCGTCCCGGTGATTGTTGATGCCGCGCACTCCTTCGCGCAGGTGAACTACAAAATTCCCGATCTGGACGGCGACTTCCTCGGCGTGAGCCTGCACAAGTGGTTGTGCACGCCGCTGGGCGCCGGCCTGTTGCACGTCAGGAAGGACAAGATCAAAGACGTCTGGCCGCTGTTTGGCGACACCTCTCGACCTGCGGACGACATCCGCAAACTCGAGCGGAGCGGCACCAAGCCCATCTGGACCGTGCTCGCCATCAGCGACGCCATCCGGTTCCACAAGATGGTGGGACCGGCCCGCAAGGAAGCGCGACTCAGATACCTGCAGCAGTACTGGACCGACAAGGTGCGCGGCATGCCGAAGGTCTACCTCAACACACCCACGGGGAACCGCGCGTGCGCGATCGCCAACGTCGGCGTCACCGGCCTGACGCCGCAGCAACTGGCCACGACGCTGTTCGATAACCATCGCATCTTCACGGTGGCCATCGACACCGGCCCGGTCAAGGGCGTGCGTGTGACACCGCAACTCTTCACCACCACGGCCGACCTGGACGCGCTGGTCACCGCCCTGGGCGCCATCGCGCGCGGCTGA